In Capricornis sumatraensis isolate serow.1 chromosome 16, serow.2, whole genome shotgun sequence, a genomic segment contains:
- the LOC138092725 gene encoding olfactory receptor 52A1, which translates to MSIYNTTVFMPSEFTLIGIPGLESVQCWVGIPFCAMYLMAMIGNSLLLIIIKSEHSLHQPMYIFLGMLGVTDIALSTSIVPKMLGIFWFHVPEIHLDCCLLQMWLIHTFQGIESGILLAMALDRYVAICYPLRYAAIFSHQLVTQIAAMVTLRAAILVAPCLILIKIRLQFYHTTVISHSYCEHMAVVKLAAENIRVNKIYGLFVAFTVAGLDIVLVTLSYIQIFITVFRLPQKEARLKAFNTCVAHICVFLQFYSLGFFSFFAHRFGSHIPPYIHILFSSTYLLVPPFLNPLVYGAKTKQIRVHMVKIFCSKNLL; encoded by the coding sequence ATGTCCATTTACAACACCACAGTCTTCATGCCTTCTGAGTTCACACTAATAGGGATCCCAGGCCTAGAGTCTGTGCAGTGCTGGGTTGGGATTCCATTTTGTGCCATGTATCTCATGGCTATGATTGGAAACTCCTTGCTTCTCATTATCATCAAATCAGAACACAGTCTCCATCAGCCCATGTACATTTTTCTAGGCATGCTAGGAGTCACAGATATTGCTCTCAGCACAAGCATTGTGCCCAAGATGCTTGGAATCTTCTGGTTTCATGTACCAGAAATACATTTGGATTGTTGCCTGCTTCAAATGTGGCTCATCCACACATTTCAGGGCATAGAGTCAGGCATCTTGCTGGCCATGGCCTTGGACCGCTATGTAGCTATCTGTTATCCACTCAGATATGCTGCCATCTTCTCGCACCAGTTAGTCACTCAAATAGCAGCTATGGTAACACTCAGGGCTGCCATTCTTGTAGCACCATGCCTAATACTGATAAAGATTCGATTACAATTTTACCATACAACAGTCATCTCTCATTCCTACTGTGAACATATGGCTGTCGTGAAACTGGCTGCAGAAAATATCAGGGTTAACAAAATCTATGGTTTGTTTGTGGCCTTCACTGTTGCTGGGCTTGACATTGTGTTAGTCACGTTGTCCTACATACAGATATTCATCACAGTTTTTCGTTTGCCTCAGAAGGAGGCTAGGTTGAAAGCGTTCAACACTTGCGTCGCTCACATCTGTGTCTTCCTCCAGTTCTACTCCCTtggtttcttctccttctttgcaCATAGATTTGGTTCCCACATCCCTCCTTATATTCACATCCTCTTTTCTAGCACTTATCTGCTGGTCCCTCCATTTCTCAACCCACTTGTCTATGGTGCAAAGACCAAGCAGATCCGTGTCCATatggtaaaaatattttgttcaaaAAATTTGCTGTGA